The Xenopus tropicalis strain Nigerian chromosome 7, UCB_Xtro_10.0, whole genome shotgun sequence genome includes a region encoding these proteins:
- the LOC116412212 gene encoding phospholipase A2 inhibitor and Ly6/PLAUR domain-containing protein-like isoform X2 — MIFTVGLLLLVLVPTASSLSCITCSEKNATTCQGPSMPCNNTGAQCGSLLVSMTTDGQTLWQVGRGCFQQEQCNQPMVLRIYNSTGKQVVSCCSEDNCTPPDQTLPVDNNQPNGITCPTCFSVQPNDCSTGDTINCAGDETQCFSQTFTVSGPPTGVTAVSLQGCANGNLCTYGNYTLSSASYNVTNSIFCSNITSNSTANGNAGNSTSYFTTPNGNTGNTMSYSATTNGNDINAAGPFDANNTMGYTSNTPVTVSSDIKDENPADGCSGLQGHVLLPAAALLLLMNLLS, encoded by the exons ATGATATTCACAGTGGGGCTCCTGCTCTTGGTTCTTGTACCAACAG CTTCTTCTCTTTCCTGCATAACCTGCTCTGAGAAGAATGCCACGACTTGCCAAGGACCGAGCATGCCATGTAACAATACCGGGGCACAATGCGGCTCGTTATTGGTATCCATGACGACAG ATGGACAAACTCTGTGGCAAGTTGGCCGAGGATGTTTCCAGCAGGAGCAGTGCAACCAACCTATGGTTTTACGAATCTATAACTCCACAGGCAAGCAGGTTGTGTCCTGTTGTTCTGAAGACAATTGCACTCCCCCTGATCAAACAT TACCAGTCGATAACAACCAGCCCAACGGCATAACCTGCCCAACCTGTTTTTCCGTACAACCTAACGACTGTTCTACCGGGGATACGATAAATTGTGCCGGAGATGAGACCCAGTGCTTCTCACAAACCTTTACTGTGTCAG GACCCCCAACAGGAGTGACTGCAGTCTCTTTACAAGGTTGCGCCAATGGAAATCTCTGCACGTACGGCAATTACACCCTGAGCAGCGCATCATATAACGTAACCAACAGCATTTTCTGCTCCAATATTACTAGCAACTCAACCGCCAATGGGAACGCTGGAAACTCAACGAGCTATTTTACAACCCCCAATGGGAACACTGGAAACACGATGAGTTATTCTGCAACCACCAATGGAAATGATATAAATGCAGCCGGGCCCTTTGATGCCAATAACACCATGGGATATACATCTAACACTCCCGTTACTGTCAGTAGTGATATTAAGGATGAGAATCCTGCTGATGGCTGCAGTGGACTTCAGGGCCACGTTCTATTGCCTGCCGCTGCTCTGCTTCTACTGATGAACCTGTTATCGTAA
- the LOC116412212 gene encoding phospholipase A2 inhibitor and Ly6/PLAUR domain-containing protein-like isoform X1, with protein MIFTVGLLLLVLVPTASSLSCITCSEKNATTCQGPSMPCNNTGAQCGSLLVSMTTDGQTLWQVGRGCFQQEQCNQPMVLRIYNSTGKQVVSCCSEDNCTPPDQTLPVDNNQPNGITCPTCFSVQPNDCSTGDTINCAGDETQCFSQTFTVSAGPPTGVTAVSLQGCANGNLCTYGNYTLSSASYNVTNSIFCSNITSNSTANGNAGNSTSYFTTPNGNTGNTMSYSATTNGNDINAAGPFDANNTMGYTSNTPVTVSSDIKDENPADGCSGLQGHVLLPAAALLLLMNLLS; from the exons ATGATATTCACAGTGGGGCTCCTGCTCTTGGTTCTTGTACCAACAG CTTCTTCTCTTTCCTGCATAACCTGCTCTGAGAAGAATGCCACGACTTGCCAAGGACCGAGCATGCCATGTAACAATACCGGGGCACAATGCGGCTCGTTATTGGTATCCATGACGACAG ATGGACAAACTCTGTGGCAAGTTGGCCGAGGATGTTTCCAGCAGGAGCAGTGCAACCAACCTATGGTTTTACGAATCTATAACTCCACAGGCAAGCAGGTTGTGTCCTGTTGTTCTGAAGACAATTGCACTCCCCCTGATCAAACAT TACCAGTCGATAACAACCAGCCCAACGGCATAACCTGCCCAACCTGTTTTTCCGTACAACCTAACGACTGTTCTACCGGGGATACGATAAATTGTGCCGGAGATGAGACCCAGTGCTTCTCACAAACCTTTACTGTGTCAG CAGGACCCCCAACAGGAGTGACTGCAGTCTCTTTACAAGGTTGCGCCAATGGAAATCTCTGCACGTACGGCAATTACACCCTGAGCAGCGCATCATATAACGTAACCAACAGCATTTTCTGCTCCAATATTACTAGCAACTCAACCGCCAATGGGAACGCTGGAAACTCAACGAGCTATTTTACAACCCCCAATGGGAACACTGGAAACACGATGAGTTATTCTGCAACCACCAATGGAAATGATATAAATGCAGCCGGGCCCTTTGATGCCAATAACACCATGGGATATACATCTAACACTCCCGTTACTGTCAGTAGTGATATTAAGGATGAGAATCCTGCTGATGGCTGCAGTGGACTTCAGGGCCACGTTCTATTGCCTGCCGCTGCTCTGCTTCTACTGATGAACCTGTTATCGTAA